The Piliocolobus tephrosceles isolate RC106 chromosome 16, ASM277652v3, whole genome shotgun sequence DNA window AGCAGGAGGAGTGTCACCCATGCACTCAGCCACCCTGAGTGATGCTGTTTCCTTGCCCTGCAGGTGGTGACACTGTGGTATCGCGCCCCCGAGATTCTCTTGGGCAGCAAGTTCTATACCACGGCTGTGGATATCTGGAGCATTGGTTGCATCTTTGCAGAGATGGTAGAGAGAGGGGCACACATGGCCACAGGGTGCCACAGGCAGCGTCCTACGGGGGTTGGGTGGGGCCCACTGATGCTTCCATTAGAGGTGGATTAAAGAGtgtttgaggctgggcacggtggctcatgcctgtaattccagcactttgggaggccgagatgggaggattgcttgagcccaggagtttgagaccagcctgggcaacatagcaaatccccagctcttaaaaaaatataaaaattagctgggtgtggtggtgcatgcttgtagtcccagctactcgggaggttgaggcaggaggattgcttgagcctgtacttgaggctgcagtgagctgtgattgcgccactgcactctagcctgggctatagagcaagactccatctctattttttaaaaaaagttgtttgGTACTGGCTAAAGGACTGAGGAAGGTAGCCTTATTCCAAAAAAGGCCAGAATTCTTTGCACAACCATGGGAAAGATATCTTGACAGGCCTCTCCCTGGGTCTGGCCACTCATCTGGTATTGGATTCTGTACAACAAAGTGGCAGACCCCAcaccttctcttcttccccattTCAGGTGACTCGAAAAGCCCTGTTTCCTGGTGACTCTGAGATTGACCAGCTCTTTCGTATCTTTCGTATGCTGGGGACGCCCAGCGAAGCCACATGGCCCGGGGTCACCCAGCTGCCTGACTATAAGGGCAGCTTCCCTAAGTGGACCAGGAAGGGACTGGGAGAGGTTGTGCCCAGTCTGGAGCCAGAAGGCAGGGACCTGCTCATGGTAAGTGCATGTGGGCTCCAGCTGCTGCTCTGACTACAATGTCCCCTCATCAGCCAGCCTCCTACATAACCCTGGCACTTTCCGAGTCCAAGGCCAGGATCTCTTTCCTGACCCTTATACACAACTGGCTTGTCCTTGTCATTGGGTGTACTGATTGCTCAGCCTGGAAGCCTGCCCCGCGAGAAGTGTAGTATTTATCTTCCCTGGAAAAGTGGCGCTCATTGAGTTAGCTCTGTCTTTCTGCTGTGCTACATGCCCTTTTGCCCTAGTTGCCTTGTGTGTTTGGTTATTCTACTTTGTGGACATTACTGCTCCATCTAAGCTGTATGCCTCCCCAGGCCGGGgccatactttcttttcttttcttttctttttttttgagatggagtttcgctcttgttgccctggctggagtgtgcaatggcgtgatctcagctcactgcaacctccacctcctgtgttcaagtcattcttctgcctcagcctcccgagtagctggggctacaggtgcctgtcaccacgcccagctaatttttttgtttgtttgtttgtttgtttgtttgttttttagtagagacagggtttcaccctgttggccagactggtctcgaactcctgacctcaggtgatctgcccaccttggcttcctaaagtgctgggattacaagcgtgagccactcactgtgcccggctggggCCACTCATTCTACCACCTGGGTGTTCCCCCTGTGACTCCTACAGTGGTCAGTCTTCAGAACAGGCTGTCCCCTGCTGCCTGGGCCCATGCCGCAGCTCTCACTCACCCCTCCTGTTGGTGTCTTGAGCTGTGTACCAGGCCGGACTGCCCAGGAAGTCTCTGGCAgagcaatcctttttttttttttttgtgacagggtctcagtctcacccaggctggagtgcagtggtatgaccatgactcactgcagccttgacctcccaggcacaagcaatcctcccatctcagcctcctgagtaggtgggaccacaggtacatgccactatgcctggctaccttttgtatttttttgtagagacagtgtttcaccatgttgcccaggctggtctcgaactcctgggctcaattgatcctcttgcctcagcctcctgagtagctgagactataggggtgcaccaccatccccagctaattttatttttgtagaaatggggtctcggccgggtgcggtggctcaagcctgtaatcccagcactttgggaggccgagacaggcggatcatgaggtcaggagatcgagaccatcctggctaacacggtggaaccccgtctctactaaaaaatacaaaaaactagccgggcgtgttggcgggcgcctgtagtcccagctactcaggaggctgaggcacgagaatggcatgaacccgggaggcggagcttgcagtgagctgaggtccggccactgcactccagcctgggcgacaaagcaagactccgtttccaaaaaaaaaaaaaagaaatggggtataactatgttgctcagactggtctcgaactcctgggctcaagtgatcctcctgctttggcctgtCAAAGTgggggatcacaggtgtgagccactgtacctgtcCACCATCCATTCTTGCCCACAAAGTCTTGGAGCCACATTTCTCCCCTTAATCTGGTGTTGAGCGAGAGGAAGGCGGGTCAGTATTTTCATCTTCAGGCTGTGTGTCCAGCTCTCCAGAAGTCTCTGCGTATTGTCTACCCGCCCAATGGGAGCAGCACAGCACGGACTCCAGCCAAGGCCCCGAGCCCTCCATCTGGGCTGCTCCACCACAGGGGGTCCTTCCACATCCTGCCTGGGTCTAGGGACTCTAGGGCAGAGGACTGGACAGGTTTGGCCTCTTGGAGTGTCAGTCCCTGTGCCCCCCACTCAGGGTTTCTCCCTGGACAGCTTCAGTCCCCTGCTTCCTGATACGTGGGGTTCTGTACTCTTCCCGACTAAAAGCAGGCTGGGACCTGGGACCCTCCCCGAGAAGGGGAGTGACTCAGCTTCAGTGGCCTGAGGAGACCTGGGTGACTCATTGGGACTGTCCATATTCCAGGAGTGTCCAGAACTGGCTGGAGAGCCAGGAGGTCGTGGCTTCGTGCGGTTCTGGGTGTGAGGGCAGCCAATTTGGGGCTCAGGCCCTTGATCTGGGACCTGGGAGGGGGATTTCTCACCCCACCCTGGCTGCACCCAAACCACATCCTCTTGCTCCTTTCTTCCCAGCAACTCCTGCAGTATGACCCCAGCCGGCGGATCACAGCCAAGACTGCCCTGGCCCACCCGTACTTCTCATCCCCCGAGCCCTCTCCGGCCGCCCGCCAGTATGTGCTGCAGGGATTCTGCCATTGAGAACGTCAAGACCACACTCAGATCCTCTCTCGAGCAGCTGCTGCCCCAGCTGCCTCCTACCCATTTCTGAGAGAGGACGCATCTGGAATTTGGCATCAGCCTGCAGAGGGCTGAGTCTGGGTTAGTCCTGCCCACAGGTTAGGGAGCTCCTGTGTGTTTTTTGGGTTTGATGGTGCCGTTTCAAAATGGAAGCATGGATGCTCCATGCACCAGGGGTCCCCAGGCACTGGAACAACACGTGCCAAGTTGAAGGCAGGGGGCCTGCCAGAGCCGGGTGTAGGTGTTCAAGCCCTCACCTGCCCCGCCTGCAGGGCCAGACCCTGAGGAAATGGCGCCCCCTGCTGGTCTTTTTGGATTTAAAATGTTTGGGGGAAGAGTTGAGTTCCAGTTAAGAGTCCCAAGTTAAACAGGAGAGAagtgagggagaggagagagggcatTCCCTGGATCCCAGGAGAGCTGGGCTGTGACTGCACTAAAGAGTCCTTCCTTCACCTAAGATATGCtgcttttggtttgtttctggCTTGACAACAAGAAATAAATGTGATATGTTCCTGAGTTTTCTGGTTGTACTGCTCACAGGAGACCCCTGGGCTTCCCAAGGGGGACATTGACACAGGGCTGGAGACAGCTCTGGCCCAAACCAAGACAGCGGGGAAATGGGCAAGGAGTAAGGAGCAGGTGGGGAGACAGGAGCTGTtccatgatcttttttttttgagacagtctcgctctgtcacccaggctggagtgcagtgacacaatctcggctcactgcaacctccgcctcccaggttcaagcagttctcctgcctcggtctcctgagtagctggaattacaggcatacgccaccaagcccagttaggttttttttgtatttttagtagagacagggtttcactatgttggccaggctggtttcacattcccaacctcaggtgatctgcccaccttggcctcccaaaatgctaggattacagctgtgagccatcacacccagccccatgatccctttttaatttttaacttttgcgGGTACATGAGGCATTTTGATACAGGTATCCAatgcgtaataatcacatcagagtaaatggggtatccattccctaaagcatttatcctttctccgagttacaaacaatccaattgtactcctttagtgattttttttttttttttttttgggatggggtctcgctctgtctctggGCTACCCTGTTGCCCCGGGTAGggggcagtggcctgatctctgctcactggaacctctgcctcccagattgaagcaattctcctgcctcagcctcctgagtagtagggaTTGCacgcacgcaccaccacacccagctaaagtttgtattttagtagagatggggtttcaccacgttggtcaagttgttctcgaactcctgacctcgtgatccacccgccttggcctccctaagtgctgggattacaggtgtgagccaccgtgcccggcttccTTTAGTGATTTTAAACCATAATCTCCAAGGATGCCCATTTCCTAGGCAGGCAAATTGAGCATGTCCGCCCAGGGAAGGACTTGAGCAATGCTGTCCCTGCACTCATCTCCCAGACACCTGGATCCTGTGCTCTCAAATGTGAATGAATGGGACACCACATGGCACGGGGAGAGAGAATTTGTTTATTGGGATCactgggtggaggtggaggaagaaCTGAGTGGCTGCTGTCCTGGTCTGGGGATGGATCAGGCACCAAGGTTAGGGGAGGGAGCCCAACACCACgttagtaaaataataaaacagtggTCGGACAGGGGGAAGACCCACTGCCTGGGATGAGGCTGCTCTGGGGCAAGAGGTGTACGTATCCTACCTGCCCCAACACCCCTTCCCCACTGGCTGGCTGGCCGGTGTCAGCGCAGGGGGCGTGGGGTGGTGGGGGATGCGGTGCGGTAGCAGCGGTACCCCTCCAGTGCTGCTGGCAGGAGCAGCAGGCCGCTCAGGGGGTCTTTGCGGCAGCGGCTCATGGCCTCCTTGTAGCTCAGCCGTTCCTTGGAGATGGGGTCTGTCAAATCCTTCTCGTAGCCGGACTCGTCCTGCAGGAGCTGGGCCAGCTCCTCGCTGATCATCCCGGAGAGGAGGGCCTGCTGGATGGGGATGCGGCCTGTCCTCTTGGGGTCGATGAGGCCCCCGGTCAGGTGCTGCACCTGCAGGTGTGGAAGCACACTCTCCCGGGGCATCCAGCCCTTCTGGACGGCCTCGCCCACCGACAGCCTCTTCTTGGTGACAGGGTCCTCGATGCCGGTGAAGGCTTTCTGGGCGTTGAGCAGCCTCTGTGTGGAGGTGTTCTCGATCAGGCCCCTCTCCATGGCCTTGTGCACAGAGTAGCGCTCACGGCTGAGCAGGTCCACGATGCCCCCTGTGGCCGCCTGGGCCTCCAGTAGCTTCTGCCCGGTGATGGGGTCCAGCATGTTCTTGGCCACGGCCGTCTTGATGCTGCACTTATTGTCTGTGGTTGTGTCATAGATTCCGGCGATAGGGAAGCTGTCATCACCGAGCCCGAGGGAGAAGCCAGGAGAGAAGAAACTGGTGCTCTGGGGGACCGGGGAGgcaagtggggacttggagatgATAGAGCCGATGGAGAGCGAGGAGCTTGGCTTGGTCTCCCCAGCCACAAGCAGTGCGAACTCAGAGATGGGCAGGTGGCCATCCTTGTACAGATGGTACTCCTCCTTAGAGATGCGCCGGCAGCGAAGGGCGGCCTCGATGGAGTACTGCTTCCCGCTCTTGCGGTCCAGGAGCACAGACTCCTCCCCACAGGGCCCCGAGGTGGTGACCTCCTCCCAGTCGCACTCAAGCTCCTGCAGCTGTAGGTACTGGCCTCTGTCGATGATGCCTCTCTTGTAGGCCTCGTATGGGGACATGTCCTTCCCTGTCTCGGGTTCCAGGATGGAGATCTTGGTGGAAAGGTTGGTCTCTCGCGTCTGGGTCTCCTGGCTGAGCTCCTCCCGGCTCACCTTGGCGTGGAGGTCCCGGAGGGTCCGCTCCTTCTCATAGATCTGGTCCTTCTCCCGGAGGATGGCCGCCTCGAGCTGTGAGAGCTCCTGGCCCCGCTGGGCCGCCTTCTGCCGCTCGCTCTCCGTCTTCTGGCTAAGCAGCTTCGACTCCTCCTGCAGCTGCAGtgtctgctgctgcttctgcctctCCAGAGCCCGCAGCTCCTGCTGCAGCCGAACACGCTCCTGGTCCGCCTGGTCCCGGGCCCTCTGCAGTTCAGCCTCCTCCCGGGACCAGGTCCTCCCCAGCCTGTCGGCCCGGTCAATGCGCTCCCGCAGGCGCCGCGCCTCCTCCTCCCGGGCCTGCCGGGCAGTGCGCTCCCTGGTGAGCATCTCCCACAAGCGGGCCCGCTCATCCTCCAGCACGCGGTCCTTCTGCACCCGGATCACTTCCTTGTAGATGGTCTTCTCCTGCGATTTGGCCTTCTGGAGGACGTCAGTCTGGACCTGCAGGTTCTTGCGCTCCCGATGCAGCTCCGTCACCTGGGTCTTCTCCCGCTCCAGGTCCCGCCGCAGGGCTTCCGTGGATTTCTCCAGGTCCGGGTCCTTCTCCAGCCTGACCACTTCCTCCATGATGATCTTCTCCTGCACCGTGGGAGGCCGCTTCTCGAGCTCCTGGATCCTCAAGGTCAGCTGCCGCAGCTCCTTCTCCACGGCCAGCTTCTTGCTGCGGTCCTCCTGGAAGCTGAGCAGGCCCTCCTGCTCCTCCACGCCGGCCCGCAGCTGCTGCACCTCAAGCTCCAACTGGCGCCGCCGGCCCACCTCCTCGTCCAGGCTCTGGCTCAGCCGGCTGTGCTCCTCGCGCAGCTTCGGGTCCTTCTGGGTGACCACGACCTCCTGCACTACCACCTTCTCCTCGGGCTTCCTCCTCTCCAGCAGCAGGCTCTTGCTCTGCAGCTCGTGCACCGCGTCCTCCGCGGCCCGTCTCTTCTGGGCCGCCTCCCGCACCTCCTGGCGGAGCCGCTCTGCTTCCTTCTCCAGCACCGGATCCTTCTCGTGGCGCACCACCTCCTTGCTCACCGTCCTGGTCTCCACCTTGGCCCGCTCGCGCCTCCACTCGTCGCGCTCACCCTGCAGGCGAATGAGCTGCTCCTGGGAGCGCCCGTGGCTGTTGACGAGCTCATTGAGCTGAGCCTTCAGGCGGTCGATCTCGCGCAGCACCTCGGGGCTCTTCTCGTGCCTCACCACCTCCTGGGTCACCTCCTTGTACTCCACCGTGGGCTTCTGGGCCCGCAGGACCTCCAGGTCGGGCAGCAGCTTCTCCACCTCCTTCTCCACACCGCTCCTCTTGCCCACCATCTCCTGCAGCTTGGCCTTGAGCCGAGTGATCTCCTGCTCTGTCTCCGGATCCACCTGGAAGATCTCGTGGACGCGCTCCTGGAGCTGCACTTTGGGCCTCTGCTTCTCCACCACGCTGTACTTGCTGTGCAGGTCGCTCAGCTCCCTGGCCAGTGTCGCATTCTTGCTCCTCTCCTCCTCAAGAAGGCTCCTCAGCCTGGAGGACTCCTGGAGGAGCCCTGGGTCCTGCTCCACCTTCTTCACCTCCTTCACGATGACCTTGGGCTCCACCGAGCTGATAGCCCGCTCCAGGTCTTGGATGCGAGCCTGTAGCTTGGTCACAGCCTCCCCTGCCTGCTTCCTCCGCGCAGCATCCTCCTCAATCTGCAGCCTCAGAGCCTGGGCGGCCTTGACCATTTCCAGATTCTTCTCCACCTTGACCACTTCTTTCACCACGACCTTCTCCTTCACGTCCACCTCCCTCTTCTCAAGGGCCAGTAGCTCCTTCTTTAGCCCTTCCAGCCGGGCTGAGATGACGGCATCCTCCCTGCGGAGCTGCTGGATCTGGATCCTGAGCTGGGCCGCCTGGCTGTCCAGGCCAGGGTCCCTCTCCACCTGGGTGACCTCCTTGGTCAGCAGATGAGGCTGCATGGTCTTCCTCTTGCTCTCCAGTTGCACGACCTTCTGGGCTGCCACTTCCAGGTCTGCCTGCAGGCCAGCCCGCCGCTTGCTCTCCTCCTCTACCTGGGCCTTCACCCTGGACAGGCTGCCCTCCAGCTGGGGGTCCCGGTAGAACTCCACCACTTCCTTCTCCTCCAGCCTCTCCAAGGGCCGCTGGGTCCTCAGCTGCAGCAGTTGGCTCCTCTGCGCCTCCAGCTCACGCTGCACTTGGGCCACCCgcttcctctcctcttccagcTGGGCCTTCAGGGCCTCTGACTCTCTCCCTGCTTGGGCAGGGCTCTCGGAGCCCTGCTTTGCATCGTGGGTCCCTCGGATGTCCTCACTGAGCTCCTTCTGCAGAGAGGAAGAAGGGTAGAGCACAGGGGTGGGTGGTGGAGATAGGAGCTCCATGTTTTTCCTGAGATGAAAGACCCCTCCCTGTTTCCTCAGACTCCCCAGTGGGTCCTCAGAGGTGGAGCTGAAGACCTAAGATGCTTGGATATCGGATTTTGAGAAGACCCAGTCAATGCAGCGATTTTAGGACCCAAGGCAGTGTGCAGGCCTGGTGTGCATTAGAAAGCGCAAAtaggggccaggtgtgatggctgatgcctgtaatcccaacactttgggaggccaaggtgggcggatcacctgaggtcaggagttctagaacagcctgactaacatagtgaaaccccatctctactaaaaatacaaaaaattagctgggtgtggtgacgcatgctgtaattccagttactcaggaggctgaggcagaagaatcgcttgaactggggaggtggaggttgcagtgagctgagattgcgccattgcactccagccttggtgacagagcgagactccgcctcaaaaaaaaaaaaaaatgcagacagGACAGATTCTCCCTGTCCCTCCAGAActtctcccctttccccttccaTCCAGGGACACTGACTGTGGCCGAGGGTAACAGAAAAGCTGGTAAGTCACCAGGAGTCCTGGAGAAGTTCTGGCTCGAGGGTGGAGAACCAGGTGGCTAAGGCTGAAGGCTCTATGGAGATTTTCTCTGCTCTCTGGATTAGAGGTTCTGTCCCATTGGAGGACGCCCAGTGGCCAAGCTGAATGCCATCTCCAGGGCCTAACCCTGGGATGGACACCAGCCTGTAAGAGCTGCTGGAGAGAAAACTGGGTGGCTGGAAGCTGTGCCCCTCTCCAGCAGCCAGGGCTGCCCAGGGGCTGCAggcaggagggggaggaggaagggaggctaCCAGGGTGAGAGCCTGGCATTTTGGGAATGGAGTGGGCATTCCTGGTTACTCCTGGCTGTTGTGGGAAAGGTGTAGGTGTTGTCTGTGTACCTTCTCCAGTATTTTTCTAGCGAACTCCAACTGCTGAAGAATCTGCTGCTGGGCTGCTGCAACCTCAGTACAGGCCTTTGCAAGGCTCTTCTCCTggagaaggcagagggagaggggaagggcagAGTCAGCTCCTGCCTTGGAGCCTGCAGAGCTGGTGCCAAGATCCACTGAGCCCTGCCAGGTCCCATCTCACCTGGGCATGGATGCTCTCCTGCAGGGGAGCCACTCGGGGTCTCTTGGGGGCTGACACTGCCAGGGTGGGCTCCAAAGAGCAGCGGTAGGT harbors:
- the EVPL gene encoding envoplakin isoform X2; its protein translation is MQANADQVERDILETQKRLQQDRLRSEQSQALQHQQETGRSLKEAEVLLKDLFLDVDKARRLKHPQAEEIEKDIKQLHERVTQECAEYRALYERMALPPDVGPRVDWARVLEQKQKQVCAGQYGPGMAELEQQIAEHNILQKEIEAYGQQLRSLVGPDAATIRSQYRDLLKAASWRRQSLGSLYTHLQGCTRQLSVLAEQQRRILQQDWSDLMADPAGVRREYEHFKQHELLSQEQSVNQLEDDGERMVELRHPAVGPIQAHQEALKMEWQNFLNLCICQETQLQHVEDYRRFQEEADSVSQTLAKLNSNLDAKYSPAPGGPPGAPTELLQQLEAEEKQLAVTERATGDLQRRSRDVAPLPQRRNPPQQPLHVDSICDWDSGEVQLLRGERYKLIDNTDPHTWVVQGPGGETKRAPAACFCIPAPDPDAVARASRLASELQALKQKLATVQSRLKASAAESVRPGQQAPSGLAPANPQAQKLLTQMTRLDGDLGQIERQLLAWARAPLSRTTPLEDLKGRIHSHEGTAQRLQSLGAEKETAQKECETFLSTRPVGPAALQLPVALNSVKNKFSDVQVLCSLYGEKAKAALGLEQQIQDADRVIRGFEATLVQEAPIPAEPGALQDRVSELQRQRRELLEQQACVLGLHRALKTSEHACAALQNNFQEFCQDLPHQQRQVRALTDRYHAAGDQLDLREKMVQDAALTYQQFKNCKDNLSSWLEHLPHSQVRPSDGPSQIAYKLQAQKRLMQEIQSRERDRAMASRLSQALQAALQDYELQADTYRCSLEPTLAVSAPKRPRVAPLQESIHAQEKSLAKACTEVAAAQQQILQQLEFARKILEKKELSEDIRGTHDAKQGSESPAQAGRESEALKAQLEEERKRVAQVQRELEAQRSQLLQLRTQRPLERLEEKEVVEFYRDPQLEGSLSRVKAQVEEESKRRAGLQADLEVAAQKVVQLESKRKTMQPHLLTKEVTQVERDPGLDSQAAQLRIQIQQLRREDAVISARLEGLKKELLALEKREVDVKEKVVVKEVVKVEKNLEMVKAAQALRLQIEEDAARRKQAGEAVTKLQARIQDLERAISSVEPKVIVKEVKKVEQDPGLLQESSRLRSLLEEERSKNATLARELSDLHSKYSVVEKQRPKVQLQERVHEIFQVDPETEQEITRLKAKLQEMVGKRSGVEKEVEKLLPDLEVLRAQKPTVEYKEVTQEVVRHEKSPEVLREIDRLKAQLNELVNSHGRSQEQLIRLQGERDEWRRERAKVETRTVSKEVVRHEKDPVLEKEAERLRQEVREAAQKRRAAEDAVHELQSKSLLLERRKPEEKVVVQEVVVTQKDPKLREEHSRLSQSLDEEVGRRRQLELEVQQLRAGVEEQEGLLSFQEDRSKKLAVEKELRQLTLRIQELEKRPPTVQEKIIMEEVVRLEKDPDLEKSTEALRRDLEREKTQVTELHRERKNLQVQTDVLQKAKSQEKTIYKEVIRVQKDRVLEDERARLWEMLTRERTARQAREEEARRLRERIDRADRLGRTWSREEAELQRARDQADQERVRLQQELRALERQKQQQTLQLQEESKLLSQKTESERQKAAQRGQELSQLEAAILREKDQIYEKERTLRDLHAKVSREELSQETQTRETNLSTKISILEPETGKDMSPYEAYKRGIIDRGQYLQLQELECDWEEVTTSGPCGEESVLLDRKSGKQYSIEAALRCRRISKEEYHLYKDGHLPISEFALLVAGETKPSSSLSIGSIISKSPLASPVPQSTSFFSPGFSLGLGDDSFPIAGIYDTTTDNKCSIKTAVAKNMLDPITGQKLLEAQAATGGIVDLLSRERYSVHKAMERGLIENTSTQRLLNAQKAFTGIEDPVTKKRLSVGEAVQKGWMPRESVLPHLQVQHLTGGLIDPKRTGRIPIQQALLSGMISEELAQLLQDESGYEKDLTDPISKERLSYKEAMSRCRKDPLSGLLLLPAALEGYRCYRTASPTTPRPLR
- the EVPL gene encoding envoplakin isoform X1; amino-acid sequence: MFKGLSKGSQGKGSPKDSPAKGSPKASPSKHSRAATQELALLISRMQANADQVERDILETQKRLQQDRLRSEQSQALQHQQETGRSLKEAEVLLKDLFLDVDKARRLKHPQAEEIEKDIKQLHERVTQECAEYRALYERMALPPDVGPRVDWARVLEQKQKQVCAGQYGPGMAELEQQIAEHNILQKEIEAYGQQLRSLVGPDAATIRSQYRDLLKAASWRRQSLGSLYTHLQGCTRQLSVLAEQQRRILQQDWSDLMADPAGVRREYEHFKQHELLSQEQSVNQLEDDGERMVELRHPAVGPIQAHQEALKMEWQNFLNLCICQETQLQHVEDYRRFQEEADSVSQTLAKLNSNLDAKYSPAPGGPPGAPTELLQQLEAEEKQLAVTERATGDLQRRSRDVAPLPQRRNPPQQPLHVDSICDWDSGEVQLLRGERYKLIDNTDPHTWVVQGPGGETKRAPAACFCIPAPDPDAVARASRLASELQALKQKLATVQSRLKASAAESVRPGQQAPSGLAPANPQAQKLLTQMTRLDGDLGQIERQLLAWARAPLSRTTPLEDLKGRIHSHEGTAQRLQSLGAEKETAQKECETFLSTRPVGPAALQLPVALNSVKNKFSDVQVLCSLYGEKAKAALGLEQQIQDADRVIRGFEATLVQEAPIPAEPGALQDRVSELQRQRRELLEQQACVLGLHRALKTSEHACAALQNNFQEFCQDLPHQQRQVRALTDRYHAAGDQLDLREKMVQDAALTYQQFKNCKDNLSSWLEHLPHSQVRPSDGPSQIAYKLQAQKRLMQEIQSRERDRAMASRLSQALQAALQDYELQADTYRCSLEPTLAVSAPKRPRVAPLQESIHAQEKSLAKACTEVAAAQQQILQQLEFARKILEKKELSEDIRGTHDAKQGSESPAQAGRESEALKAQLEEERKRVAQVQRELEAQRSQLLQLRTQRPLERLEEKEVVEFYRDPQLEGSLSRVKAQVEEESKRRAGLQADLEVAAQKVVQLESKRKTMQPHLLTKEVTQVERDPGLDSQAAQLRIQIQQLRREDAVISARLEGLKKELLALEKREVDVKEKVVVKEVVKVEKNLEMVKAAQALRLQIEEDAARRKQAGEAVTKLQARIQDLERAISSVEPKVIVKEVKKVEQDPGLLQESSRLRSLLEEERSKNATLARELSDLHSKYSVVEKQRPKVQLQERVHEIFQVDPETEQEITRLKAKLQEMVGKRSGVEKEVEKLLPDLEVLRAQKPTVEYKEVTQEVVRHEKSPEVLREIDRLKAQLNELVNSHGRSQEQLIRLQGERDEWRRERAKVETRTVSKEVVRHEKDPVLEKEAERLRQEVREAAQKRRAAEDAVHELQSKSLLLERRKPEEKVVVQEVVVTQKDPKLREEHSRLSQSLDEEVGRRRQLELEVQQLRAGVEEQEGLLSFQEDRSKKLAVEKELRQLTLRIQELEKRPPTVQEKIIMEEVVRLEKDPDLEKSTEALRRDLEREKTQVTELHRERKNLQVQTDVLQKAKSQEKTIYKEVIRVQKDRVLEDERARLWEMLTRERTARQAREEEARRLRERIDRADRLGRTWSREEAELQRARDQADQERVRLQQELRALERQKQQQTLQLQEESKLLSQKTESERQKAAQRGQELSQLEAAILREKDQIYEKERTLRDLHAKVSREELSQETQTRETNLSTKISILEPETGKDMSPYEAYKRGIIDRGQYLQLQELECDWEEVTTSGPCGEESVLLDRKSGKQYSIEAALRCRRISKEEYHLYKDGHLPISEFALLVAGETKPSSSLSIGSIISKSPLASPVPQSTSFFSPGFSLGLGDDSFPIAGIYDTTTDNKCSIKTAVAKNMLDPITGQKLLEAQAATGGIVDLLSRERYSVHKAMERGLIENTSTQRLLNAQKAFTGIEDPVTKKRLSVGEAVQKGWMPRESVLPHLQVQHLTGGLIDPKRTGRIPIQQALLSGMISEELAQLLQDESGYEKDLTDPISKERLSYKEAMSRCRKDPLSGLLLLPAALEGYRCYRTASPTTPRPLR